From a single Couchioplanes caeruleus genomic region:
- a CDS encoding MBL fold metallo-hydrolase — translation MTLDGTNSWVLRAPGARDAVVIDPGPDDAGHLASLAEHRPLSAILVTHGHPDHVEGTETLSRMLGGVPILAADPRHGDPLPTRMRLGGLDIEVLATPGHTADSVCFVVEDAIFTGDTVLGRGTAVVAWPDGDLGAYLDSLAALRAYPMLMLPGHGPVRADCAELARAYLAHRHERLEQVRAAMAAGADTPEAIVDAVYPDVDPTVRFAAEWSARAQLDFLRRESQPGPEELDPL, via the coding sequence ATGACGCTCGACGGCACCAACAGCTGGGTGCTGCGCGCCCCGGGTGCCCGCGACGCCGTGGTGATCGACCCCGGGCCGGACGACGCCGGTCACCTGGCGTCGCTCGCCGAGCACCGGCCGCTGAGCGCGATCCTGGTGACGCACGGGCACCCCGACCACGTCGAGGGCACCGAGACCCTGTCGCGGATGCTCGGCGGCGTGCCGATCCTCGCGGCCGACCCGCGGCACGGCGACCCGCTGCCGACCCGGATGCGCCTCGGCGGCCTCGACATCGAGGTTCTCGCCACGCCCGGGCACACCGCCGACTCGGTCTGTTTCGTCGTCGAGGACGCCATCTTCACCGGCGACACCGTGCTGGGCCGGGGCACCGCCGTGGTGGCGTGGCCCGACGGCGACCTCGGGGCGTACCTGGACAGCCTCGCGGCGCTGCGGGCGTACCCGATGCTCATGCTGCCCGGCCACGGCCCGGTGCGGGCCGACTGCGCCGAGCTGGCCCGGGCCTATCTCGCCCACCGGCACGAACGACTCGAGCAGGTGCGCGCCGCGATGGCCGCCGGTGCTGACACACCGGAGGCGATCGTTGACGCGGTGTATCCCGACGTCGATCCGACGGTGCGCTTCGCGGCCGAATGGTCCGCCCGGGCGCAACTCGACTTTCTGAGGCGGGAATCACAGCCGGGCCCGGAAGAGTTGGACCCGCTGTGA